The genomic segment TTGATGCCAGACTGAACAATCTAAGATTCTAGCCCCTCTCCTATTAAGCCACACTACTTCTTTCATATCACTGTAAGCATAGAGAAAATCACCTGCTTTCTCCAACCCACTGATGCTGTTGGATTGGGAATAAATAGTAGCGACTAAAAATCTTTCATGAAAAGTCTACTCTACTTTTACCATTAATGGTGCACTCTGCTGAAGGATAGTCAAGTGGGTAGATTGGGTCAGGTGGAGGGGTTGGCATGGTGTACTGTTGTTGTAGGAGGTTTTTTGGGTGGTTGGAGGTGCGAATGAGGAAATTGGCAGAGGTAGGAGCTGTACAGTAAATAATAGTTTTTGTCTCTGTTGGATTTACTTCATTCGATATTTATCATTTCCAAAGTTTGAGTAATTTATAGAACAACAGGTTTTCTGTGATATTCGATTTGGTTAGATGATGTATTtaaccaaaataatttaaaatataaaaggcTATTCATTGTGCACTATATCTGAAGCTCTTGGACTGGTAGTTGTTAGATATAATACTCGCCTAATGATCGGTAGAGTCGTCGATTTTCTGTAGCATTCTTCTGGCTTTTGAAAGTTTAATCATGGTATAATGTTCATAACCTtatggtatattgatattaacaGGTTCTAAACTTCATGTGGTTAAAGTTTTTGCTGATCTGGCGCTACTTCGGATTCTGGTCACTGGTGGGTTTTGACACAATCGCTCATTTTCCTGGTCACGGCAATTTAACAGTTCCATACATGTGGCATGAGAGAGTGCCCTTAACATTAACATATGCGTGTAGATTAATGGCATTGTGGCTCCTGAGAATATGCCAAGGTGTATAAATAACTGCCATAACTTAGAGAGTTTTTGGAAAAATTGGCATGCTTCATTCAACAAATGGCTTGTTAGGTAGCAATCTACTTTCGAGGTTTCATTTATTCTTGGTCTTATCTCTTTAGTCAGGCATATATGACATCTTATTGCGGTGTTAGGTATGTTTATATCCCTCTTGGTGGTGCTCAAAAGAAGATGCTCAACGTTTGGGTCATCTTCACGTTTGTTGCAATATGGCATGATTTAGAGTGGTACTATTTGCTTCTGGGAATTAAGCTGAGTAAATAAAGTTATTTTTACTCTATCACCACATAGTTGCTTATCTAACATCAGTTTGTGTCTATTAAAGGAAACTTATTTCCTGGGCATGGTTGACATGTATATTTTTCATACCAGAAATGCTGGTAAAATCAGTGGCTAAGGGCTTTCAGGTATCTCCATATTTCACTCACATATTTTGTCTCCACACATAGGTAAATTATCTACTTGTCAGTTAAATTTCAATTTGCAAATTTGTTTCGAGTTTTTAGGATATAGAATAGAACGGGTGGGTATTGTACATGATTTAATTGGAGAAAAAACTACCTATATTAGTTATCTGTTGACATGAGGGACCCAAAGCATTGAGAAATTACGGTCCTAGATAGAAAGAAAAATGATTGGGATAGCAAGGCTTTAACTTAaataactgtgccatgaaactACTGAAGAATTGCATGTAAGAGATGCAAGTAAACTAACTAAGAGACGAAGAAAAATGGACTATTATATGGAAAACAAGGCGGAATCATATcagaaaatttcatttttattttctattaGAAAGCGTGTTTCCTAAATAAGGAAACCCTATGTGTGCTGTAATCTTGGAAGACAATTAATTACATATGGGATAGTCGTTATGCAATTTCTGGGCTTTTCTGACATTTTTGAAGGGGATAATTATGTTACAACTCATACAGGACTTACCATTTCTCCCTAGCAAGCAAGTAAATTGATTAAGTAAACAAAGAGAAAATTATGTGCATGCTCATCTTTATGAGTTGGCAACTCATCACAATTGTCACATGGTTTTGTGTCACATTTATTTCAGGTGGAAGGTGCTCTTAGCAGATTTATTTTCCGTGAACTAAGTGCTGTTGCTGGTGCAGTAACTATAACATGTCTCATGGTTTGTCTTCAGCTTATTCATCATTCAGCCAAACAatgcatattttatatttttaaaatcatcATCCTGGGTATATGAGAGGCATCTAGGAAAATTTGTTCATGTCAGTACAGTGTTGTTACTCTTTCCTAGTCACGTCTagtcataataaattaatagtATTTTCCAGAATAAGTCCACCTGTGAATAGAATTTTTTACCATATATGCCTATTCTATCCACCTCTTACGGAATGATTTGTTCTCAACTTTGCGGTGGCAAATTAACTGAACCATGGATCttgaaaaaaattatcatattatagtTATTTTTGGGATCTTTGCAAAAATTTTACATGAACTTATGGAAGACAGcaatattttatgctttgaaAGTCGAATGAATATCAGATTAATCAAGTTATTATGACCTTGTTAGCACCTTTGTTGATTATGAACACTCGAAATTCAAATCAGGAGAAAGTTATTTAGATTTTTTCCTGAAGGTGGCTAATCTTGTCGGGTTTGTCATTGGGCCATCGGGCATTAATTGGTTGGTTTCTGGATTCCTCCAGGAAGAAGGTTTGTTTCTCTTACTTCTTGTCTTATAAATGGTATATTACTGATTAAAAACTACAATTTTCTGAGTTTTACAGGACTTGGTACGCTTGGTGGCttgttattttcattttatgtTGGAACCAAGGTGAAGTGGCCCTGAAGATTTTTAACTGAATCCTTAGTTTCTTGATTCTGTTTAATTTGATTTCTAATCTAAACATGCAGCTTATGTTTCACATATCTGATGCTAAGAAACAGAAGAACAGATTAGATGAGACATAAAGGTGCATTCTTGTCCTAAAGTAAATAGTTAAGTACCAATGTGGAATCTACCCTTATGTTAAATCAATACTATGAAGGAGAATGGCTTAATTTCCTTTAGTAGTCGAACTATTTGCTAGAATGGGGACAAGTCTCATTGTCTTTATCGTAAACAGGACTGACACTTCCTAGGAGGCTTAAATATAGAATCTTCCATGAGGTTTGAATAACGATCCTCTGACTCATTAAGGGTATATAAATATGTCTTTACAATGTGTAATTGTAGTTGCCCAACCTCCTCAAGAGGAGCATGTTTAGGCTTATCTCACAGGGTGTTGGTGTGGAAAATAGTATGTTTCTTGTAGTACTCAGTTCACGACATCTACATTGTTTCAGAAACTTGTCATATTATTGGAAAGAAAAGACAATTTTTTGATGACTCGGTTTGGTGACGTCTTTGATGCCTTGGGACccattttatcattttttttcaatACACTACCAGATGCTGTTAAGCTGCACAAGTTTGCGTTGAAATTTGGTGGCGATAACTGTCAGAATGCACATTCTAATTCCTCGGAAGTAGCTTATTTTGTCCACAAATTGACTGCTTGCTGTTTGGTGTGCTCCTTACTGCTGGAGGATGCTCCTTACTGCTGGAGGATGTccacaaattatttatttttattttaatattttaggtTGTACTAACATACACATTTGCAGGGGTGTCTCGTCTATTCTATGAAATTTTGTTCTTCTGCCCTTTGTTTCTATTGTAGTTTCAGTTAAGTTAGAGTTCAGTTCTTGGTTTCTTGTTGTTTCCTCTCAAGGCAATTGCAGCTGAACATAAAAGAGGAAAACATGTTTGTGGatctaaattattatttttaggagtgggtttttttttttccttttttttttcttatttggtTAGGGACATGTTTTTCGATATTATGGTAGTTTTGGTATACATTGAttcaatttcaatttcaatttcaaattcGTATATAATTCCTAGTCAAATCAAGATCCAATCAACGATATAAAATGGTAGGCCAAGAAGTATCCATGACGATGGTTCGAAAATTGATAGTTTCGGTTGTGGAAATAAAACTGAACCGTTTGGATATGGTTCCGGTTTATGGGGATTTAGGTTTGGATTGAAATTTaactattaaaattttaaaaaccataaaaaaaaaaaaaatttgtatgatTTGTGCAGAAATGAAACTTACTAAAGTTTATAATTTGAAGATTATATTATAAAGTAttctaaatattattttattaaaaaagcAGGATCCTACGTATTTTGAAGTTCTTTCAATATTTGTAAttgtattatattttttatttaaggattTTTTAACTAAATATCTTTGCCTTATTTATGCTAATGGTTGAATGTTTCTTTGAGTTTATTTTCTACCAAGTAAAATTCACTTGGAATGTAATATAATATGTATTCATATCAAAGTGAAGGGCCAAATTGTAAATTTAAAAAGTGGATTTGCACCAGAAATAGAATTAACAAAAATCCATGGGCGGCAGTTGAAAATATCTCAAACCGTTTCTGCTTCGTAGCTTTAAACATAAGCTACGAGGTTAAACACCGCTTTATAACTAAGCTACTCGTCACGTCAACCCTACCCCACCACGGCCCacgccatatatatatatgtatatatatagatatgtgtgtgatactcacgggaaatttagggtccgatccacgcaagcgtcactaatccagacacgggcttcaaaattaccctgggcctaaTATCACAAATAAGaacgttaggagggggccaggagggtgtgctggcgtagcccctccgacgctcaagtcagaaactgaggatatatgggggagcagctaagggcgctgctgagaACAATAGAGTGAATCCAATAATCATACGCtccaacctggtatttatagaagaataccTGGACTTGTCATGGGTCATTCACCTGTGGACCTTAATGATGGGCCGGgaatttgggccggatcttgatggtTCATCCGTGGGTATCAGCGTGTTTATATGTGTTGAAACACACAGTTTGTGGAAGAAACTTTTGGAGTGGCACTTTTCCAATATTCGTCATCTTGAATATTTCCCTCTACTAAACTTTTTGTTTTCGAAAGATGGAGACTGCTTCAAGTTCTTGTAAGTTTGATCTTTCCCTCCCTCTCTGTATATCTCGTTGTGATTCTGGgtttttttgtgttgaaagctgATTTTGGTTTTTCTGAAACAAATTTGATGTTGAATTGCTGCATGGCTGGAAGCCTGGAATCTTCTCGTTTTGAGATTCTTCCTGTCGCCTTCTTGCAGAACAAATAGATGGTCTTATGTTTTCAGGGATTTATGTTGAATGAATGCCTTTGAGACTGTAAACAGATTTACTGCTTTTGTTTCTTGCAGTTGTCTTGGCTTACTGagatttgttttttgttttttgttttgttttttttactttttgtgATGAAATTTTTGTGCTAATGATGGGTTCCCTTGTTTTCTTTGCGCAAGGTTCCAACAGAAGAGAAGAGGGGAATTTACTCTTTTTAATATCTTATATTCTTGATGTTTTCTGCTGAGTATCAATGAATTTGTGAGATTCTTCGAGGGGAGGGGAATGCAACTGGGGGTGGAAGGACCCGATGTTCGGAACGAGGGTTGACTGAATGATTTTTAGGGGCAATGTTTTTATTGTTACAAAAATCTTGGATATTTTTTGTTTGATGGAAGTAAATGTGCCTACTTGAAGTTGCAGTATGAGAAATACGAAATTCAGGATCTTGTTTTGTTTCATATTATATTCTTAGCATGTTTTAATCTACTCCCCTTATTAGTTATTACAGAAACATGCACGATGACAAGTTATTTTTACCTTGCAGGGAATATGTTTTCTAATCAGAACCAGCCAAATCCATTTCAACAGCCAAACACTCAGTTCGGTCCTTTGACTCTCTCTCAGCTGTCAAACCAAACCTCTGTCGCCTCACCATTTGGAACAACAGGCCGAGTATTCGACACCCCACCGGCCAGTTACAAAAATCTTGATAAGCCTCAGAACAACTATGTTTCTGGAGCACCAAGCACAAATATctttggtgttccaagaaactCGGGATGTGGTACACCTCCAATTTTCCAATCAAATTCAGCTCATGGTAGTACAAGTTCCATATTTGGCGTACCTAGCATGACATCTCTTGCACCGGAGAGTGCAAACAGTGGTTTTGGCACAATTATGTTTAGCCATCCAAATACGAACAACACCATTGGATCTAGATTTCCTTTGTTTGGCTCAACTTCATCATCTGTTAGCAGCGGCTTATTTGGACCTCAAAGTTCTAGATTTTCTTTCTCGACCCCATTTCAGAATAGCTCCAATTCAGCTTCAACGTTCCttaacagcagcagcagcagcagcgcgTATGCAATTCAGAATTCTGGTGAGAATTATGTCTTGAAAAAATATTGCATTTTGATTCTTTAATGACATTAGAAACCTTCATCTTAATTTTACATATCATACTGCAGGATCACAGGGTAAAACATCGCCATGGGCAATTGGCTCAATGACTGGTAAACAGTCTGAAGGAAGTAGTGTTGCGCCTTATTCTGCAACACGTGAAACCAATGGAGGCAGTGATAGGAATTATCTTGAGAAAATGCAGTCCATTTCTGCAATGACTATTTATAGTGATAAAAGTCATGAAGAGTTGAGGATGGAGGATTATGAGCTACGGAATAAAGGTAAAACTTTTGGGCTTTGAATCAGCCATTGTTGTTCTTCTTTGCATTTAGATACAAATAAAAGTTCTAACTATCCATGATATTAGTTTCTGCAGGTGGAAACACTTCTCGGGGTGGTCAATCTGGTTTCAAGCATTTTGCTACAAAAGAAAGTATCTTCAATCCAGCAGCATTTGACTTTTGTGCTTCTAATACTCTCTCTAATTCTCAACATTTCTTTAGTCCAGTTGCTACGACCTCCAGTGCTCCAACACTTACAAAACCAGCGAATAGCTTTCCTCCTTCCTCCTACACATTCTCCCCTCAATCACATTCCTTTCAATCTCAAAGCAATGTAACATCTTCTATTTCTTCATTTACCTCGGCTCCAAATCCGTTCTCTTCATTAAATCCTGTTCATCACCCAATTCCGTCCAATAATCATCAACTCACACCATTTTCCACGGCATTTACTTCTTCGCCTTTTAACACTATTTCGTCAAACAAACAACTGTTTACATTTTCGCCATCTATACAGTCTACCTTTCAACCTCAAGGCACTGTAACATCTACTAATCCTTCATTTTCCTCAACTCCAAATCCGTTCTCTTCATTAAATCCTGTTACTAAGTCAATGACAGCCTATAGTTGTCTCCCTTCATTATCAAAAGCATTCACTTCTTCGCCTTTTGACCCAGTTTCTTCTAGTGAACCATCATTCACGTTTACGCCATTCGTGCAGTCTGCCACTCAACCTCAAATCTCCGTAACATCCTCTACGCCTCCTTTTACACAGTCTATAAATCCATTCTCTTCTTCAAATCTGGTTGATCAGTCAATATTGTCCAATAATTTTCTATTTCCCAAATCATCTCCTGTCCTAACTTTTCCGCTGGTCAGCAAGATTTCTTCATGTGAACCTATATTCGCATTCTCACCCTCCATATTGTCTGCCTTGGAAAAGACATTAGGCCCTTTCCCATCTTTTCTGAGTACTTCACATACTGGACAAGCTGTTCCAAATGCAAATTTCTCATTTACTACCAATCAGAATGAACCATCACTAGGTAAGCGAATCTTCTAAACGTATCATTCATTTTCAAAGATCACTTGACATTTCATTGATGTGACttgttttatatataatattgttttCCTTTGGATCAGCCCAAACTGCCTTTACAAAGGTCTCACAGGTTGACAGTCAGAACGTCAATGTACAACAGTAAGTGTCATTTGCTTATTCGCTCTTTTTATGATATTCTTGAAATTTGTCGTTACACAAATGATTTGTTTGGTATTTATAAATTGGTTGTGATTTCTGAATGTTAATAGGTTTGTGCCTTCAAGCACTGTGAACGAGCAGCTATCATGTATCCAAAATCCTTTTGGCCCGCAAGTCGAAGTAAATATATCAAATTGTCAACCGGATTCAATAATATCCATACAAAATGGAATTTCAAGCTTATCTGTAAGTCTTTCAGTTCGCCGACTAATTCTTAGTTTCATACCTTGGAATTCTCTAAAAGATGTGAATATTCTTGTAAAtttcatcattaattttttaaatgaatGTGTGCAGGTTTCAAATAATCTTTCACCTGTCAGAAAGGCAACCCGTTTGAGGATCCGACATCGGTCCTTAAGACAAAACAGGAATCCTGCTCTAGGACTCAATTCTGGAAGCAAGGAGGTTAAGGTGAGAATTATGATGGTGCATCATCATTTGTGATATTCAGCCCCACACGTTTTGATTTTTTATCACAGAAAACCTGTCTATCCTGTATTTAATTGTTTCTTCTTTATCTATGACAATTAACTTTTGTCGCAGGTGCCATTTTTCAGAGATACAGAAGACAAACCTTGTACAGTAGCTCCTTTGATGCCACGGATGAACCCCAGATCTTGGGTTCTAAACTCATTGCATGTGGTCGACAATAAACTTCTTAATACTTGTGACAACAGTAAGTCTTCAATTAGACTATCTCAGTATATGATCTTCCGTTTCATTCTTTACTGAATTCGTTTTGATAGGTGCATGAACAGAATCACTTGATTCTTGAGCTAGAGTATACCACTTTTGAGTTATCGGCACTGAATtctaattattaaaatctgCCGAAGGTACCCTTATAATATAGAATTTACCAGAATTACAACATGATCTTGAATCATAATATTGAGCCACTAGCACAATTACATCAATTATAAATTTCAGTAGTAGTCATTGCGGCATATACACTTATCATATTTTAGTTAAAGGAAAACTTGAACAAATTGGAGAGTGAGTGACATAAGGATGTCTATTAACTTAATTACTTCTCTTTCTATCCCCG from the Primulina tabacum isolate GXHZ01 chromosome 8, ASM2559414v2, whole genome shotgun sequence genome contains:
- the LOC142553928 gene encoding uncharacterized protein LOC142553928 isoform X2, which encodes METASSSWNMFSNQNQPNPFQQPNTQFGPLTLSQLSNQTSVASPFGTTGRVFDTPPASYKNLDKPQNNYVSGAPSTNIFGVPRNSGCGTPPIFQSNSAHGSTSSIFGVPSMTSLAPESANSGFGTIMFSHPNTNNTIGSRFPLFGSTSSSVSSGLFGPQSSRFSFSTPFQNSSNSASTFLNSSSSSSAYAIQNSGSQGKTSPWAIGSMTGKQSEGSSVAPYSATRETNGGSDRNYLEKMQSISAMTIYSDKSHEELRMEDYELRNKGGNTSRGGQSGFKHFATKESIFNPAAFDFCASNTLSNSQHFFSPVATTSSAPTLTKPANSFPPSSYTFSPQSHSFQSQSNVTSSISSFTSAPNPFSSLNPVHHPIPSNNHQLTPFSTAFTSSPFNTISSNKQLFTFSPSIQSTFQPQGTVTSTNPSFSSTPNPFSSLNPVTKSMTAYSCLPSLSKAFTSSPFDPVSSSEPSFTFTPFVQSATQPQISVTSSTPPFTQSINPFSSSNLVDQSILSNNFLFPKSSPVLTFPLVSKISSCEPIFAFSPSILSALEKTLGPFPSFLSTSHTGQAVPNANFSFTTNQNEPSLAQTAFTKVSQVDSQNVNVQQFVPSSTVNEQLSCIQNPFGPQVEVNISNCQPDSIISIQNGISSLSVSNNLSPVRKATRLRIRHRSLRQNRNPALGLNSGSKEVKVPFFRDTEDKPCTVAPLMPRMNPRSWVLNSLHVVDNKLLNTCDNSAKSSENKGLATSSSQPEGTSPEATHETSIQEKNFDDLVPLLPKLRLGDYYTEPPISLLAESERAEPGFCSHVRDLVVGRRDYGSIKFLGETDVRYLDLESIVQFNEREVIVYLNDLNKPPVGQSLNKPAEVTLLNVKCIDKKTGIQYMDGEKVRRYTEMLIKKTEEKGAEFVSYDPVEGVWKFTVQHF
- the LOC142553928 gene encoding uncharacterized protein LOC142553928 isoform X1, with the translated sequence METASSSWNMFSNQNQPNPFQQPNTQFGPLTLSQLSNQTSVASPFGTTGRVFDTPPASYKNLDKPQNNYVSGAPSTNIFGVPRNSGCGTPPIFQSNSAHGSTSSIFGVPSMTSLAPESANSGFGTIMFSHPNTNNTIGSRFPLFGSTSSSVSSGLFGPQSSRFSFSTPFQNSSNSASTFLNSSSSSSAYAIQNSGSQGKTSPWAIGSMTGKQSEGSSVAPYSATRETNGGSDRNYLEKMQSISAMTIYSDKSHEELRMEDYELRNKVSAGGNTSRGGQSGFKHFATKESIFNPAAFDFCASNTLSNSQHFFSPVATTSSAPTLTKPANSFPPSSYTFSPQSHSFQSQSNVTSSISSFTSAPNPFSSLNPVHHPIPSNNHQLTPFSTAFTSSPFNTISSNKQLFTFSPSIQSTFQPQGTVTSTNPSFSSTPNPFSSLNPVTKSMTAYSCLPSLSKAFTSSPFDPVSSSEPSFTFTPFVQSATQPQISVTSSTPPFTQSINPFSSSNLVDQSILSNNFLFPKSSPVLTFPLVSKISSCEPIFAFSPSILSALEKTLGPFPSFLSTSHTGQAVPNANFSFTTNQNEPSLAQTAFTKVSQVDSQNVNVQQFVPSSTVNEQLSCIQNPFGPQVEVNISNCQPDSIISIQNGISSLSVSNNLSPVRKATRLRIRHRSLRQNRNPALGLNSGSKEVKVPFFRDTEDKPCTVAPLMPRMNPRSWVLNSLHVVDNKLLNTCDNSAKSSENKGLATSSSQPEGTSPEATHETSIQEKNFDDLVPLLPKLRLGDYYTEPPISLLAESERAEPGFCSHVRDLVVGRRDYGSIKFLGETDVRYLDLESIVQFNEREVIVYLNDLNKPPVGQSLNKPAEVTLLNVKCIDKKTGIQYMDGEKVRRYTEMLIKKTEEKGAEFVSYDPVEGVWKFTVQHF
- the LOC142553928 gene encoding uncharacterized protein LOC142553928 isoform X3, with product MFSNQNQPNPFQQPNTQFGPLTLSQLSNQTSVASPFGTTGRVFDTPPASYKNLDKPQNNYVSGAPSTNIFGVPRNSGCGTPPIFQSNSAHGSTSSIFGVPSMTSLAPESANSGFGTIMFSHPNTNNTIGSRFPLFGSTSSSVSSGLFGPQSSRFSFSTPFQNSSNSASTFLNSSSSSSAYAIQNSGSQGKTSPWAIGSMTGKQSEGSSVAPYSATRETNGGSDRNYLEKMQSISAMTIYSDKSHEELRMEDYELRNKVSAGGNTSRGGQSGFKHFATKESIFNPAAFDFCASNTLSNSQHFFSPVATTSSAPTLTKPANSFPPSSYTFSPQSHSFQSQSNVTSSISSFTSAPNPFSSLNPVHHPIPSNNHQLTPFSTAFTSSPFNTISSNKQLFTFSPSIQSTFQPQGTVTSTNPSFSSTPNPFSSLNPVTKSMTAYSCLPSLSKAFTSSPFDPVSSSEPSFTFTPFVQSATQPQISVTSSTPPFTQSINPFSSSNLVDQSILSNNFLFPKSSPVLTFPLVSKISSCEPIFAFSPSILSALEKTLGPFPSFLSTSHTGQAVPNANFSFTTNQNEPSLAQTAFTKVSQVDSQNVNVQQFVPSSTVNEQLSCIQNPFGPQVEVNISNCQPDSIISIQNGISSLSVSNNLSPVRKATRLRIRHRSLRQNRNPALGLNSGSKEVKVPFFRDTEDKPCTVAPLMPRMNPRSWVLNSLHVVDNKLLNTCDNSAKSSENKGLATSSSQPEGTSPEATHETSIQEKNFDDLVPLLPKLRLGDYYTEPPISLLAESERAEPGFCSHVRDLVVGRRDYGSIKFLGETDVRYLDLESIVQFNEREVIVYLNDLNKPPVGQSLNKPAEVTLLNVKCIDKKTGIQYMDGEKVRRYTEMLIKKTEEKGAEFVSYDPVEGVWKFTVQHF